In Candidatus Dependentiae bacterium, one genomic interval encodes:
- a CDS encoding ABC transporter permease, whose translation NIDKKGIIIGTMRITEQIDALQTLCIDVKQYLIVPRIFASTIIIPFLSIFCSLCGILAGYFMSVYVLGISSEMYTEAIKESVVFSDITNGIIKAVFFGLLLSLVSTYKGYTTTGGAKGVGISTTQSVVLANVIIFIADYILTALMF comes from the coding sequence AAAATATAGATAAAAAAGGTATTATAATAGGGACGATGCGAATAACAGAACAAATTGACGCATTACAAACTCTTTGTATAGATGTAAAACAATATCTGATTGTTCCAAGAATATTTGCATCAACTATTATAATACCTTTTTTATCTATATTTTGCTCACTTTGTGGAATACTTGCCGGTTATTTTATGTCCGTTTATGTTCTTGGCATTAGTTCTGAAATGTATACAGAGGCAATCAAAGAAAGTGTAGTATTCTCCGATATAACAAATGGCATAATTAAAGCAGTATTTTTTGGCTTACTTCTTTCGCTGGTGAGTACTTATAAAGGCTACACAACAACCGGAGGAGCTAAAGGCGTTGGTATTTCAACCACACAAAGCGTTGTTCTTGCAAACGTTATAATATTTATTGCAGATTATATATTAACAGCGCTTATGTTTTAA
- a CDS encoding ATP-binding cassette domain-containing protein, with amino-acid sequence MIEIKNLTKSFGDKKITRGLDLTIKNNDFLAIIGRSGEGKSVLLKQIIGLIKPDAGEIIIDGQNISKLTKIELQEVYKKCGYVFQFAALLDSLNVFENIGITLLENDYSQDQVLPEVIRRLKSVGLGEDVLYKYPAELSGGMKKRVGLARTLMLSPQILIYDEPTTGLDPITVKLIHELIKKTHEDLNATTIVISHDIEIFKYAKTVAMLHEGKIIYTGPTENIWDCQNPYIYQFIRGLEEGPITKVY; translated from the coding sequence ATGATAGAAATAAAAAATTTAACAAAATCATTTGGCGATAAAAAAATAACAAGAGGGCTTGATCTCACTATCAAAAATAATGATTTTTTAGCCATCATTGGTAGATCAGGTGAGGGAAAATCTGTCCTACTAAAACAAATAATAGGGCTAATAAAACCTGATGCAGGCGAAATTATAATAGATGGCCAAAATATTTCTAAATTAACAAAAATAGAATTACAAGAAGTTTACAAAAAATGCGGTTATGTTTTTCAGTTTGCAGCCTTATTGGACTCTCTAAATGTATTTGAAAATATAGGTATAACATTACTTGAAAATGACTATTCGCAAGATCAAGTTTTACCTGAAGTAATTAGAAGATTAAAAAGTGTGGGTTTGGGTGAAGATGTTTTGTATAAATATCCTGCTGAGCTTTCAGGCGGCATGAAAAAAAGAGTTGGACTGGCAAGAACACTAATGCTTAGCCCTCAAATACTGATTTATGATGAACCAACTACAGGCCTGGATCCAATTACTGTAAAACTTATTCATGAATTGATTAAAAAAACACATGAAGATCTAAATGCAACCACAATTGTCATATCTCATGATATTGAAATATTTAAATATGCAAAAACGGTTGCAATGTTGCATGAGGGGAAAATAATTTATACAGGACCTACTGAAAATATTTGGGATTGTCAAAATCCATATATTTATCAATTTATACGCGGCTTGGAAGAAGGACCAATTACAAAGGTATATTAG
- a CDS encoding response regulator, protein MNNDPLILVIDDEQPILKSLNDILSDEGYQVETLNDGNKSIDLIGKLIPDLVLLDIFMPNCNGIKTLEQIKKEYPNINVIMISGFGNISIAIECLKKGALDFIEKPLNLDEILTKIKFLNNKKNIDQTNLNLENSSINTNPKIIGQSYLFLELVQQINQIKDLLYPLLIYGEHGTGKSLFVEYLHKNSIFKNADLITINCSSFNNKEITDIINNFYKTKDPHPASVIPDLIRDPVLNNNSILYIKHINKLSPENQNLLLKYLEQNKNSQKKLIASSLEDLYFLVKNNLFNGALFHLLNITPIEVPSLNKRRYDIPLLCDYFLKENNNTNNKSIIFDTKAIRILRNHDWTGNVTELKNLISYIVKATKENDKIIDDLDLTKYIEEKKLDFIEEQTFTKFNSLKEATNSFEKKYLFYLLKKNMYDIKQTANILNMSVIQLKEKIQKLNLVIKS, encoded by the coding sequence ATGAACAATGATCCACTAATACTTGTTATTGATGATGAACAGCCAATATTAAAAAGCTTAAATGATATTTTATCTGATGAAGGTTATCAAGTTGAAACGCTTAATGACGGCAATAAAAGTATTGATCTAATAGGAAAACTTATTCCCGATTTGGTATTATTGGATATTTTTATGCCCAATTGCAATGGAATAAAAACATTGGAACAAATTAAAAAAGAATATCCAAATATAAATGTTATTATGATTTCAGGATTTGGAAATATATCCATAGCAATTGAATGTCTTAAAAAGGGAGCTCTGGATTTTATAGAAAAGCCTCTAAACTTGGACGAAATTTTAACTAAAATAAAATTTTTAAATAATAAAAAAAATATCGATCAAACAAATTTAAATTTAGAAAATTCAAGTATCAATACAAATCCAAAAATAATTGGCCAAAGCTATCTATTTTTAGAGCTTGTGCAACAAATAAATCAAATTAAAGATCTTTTATATCCTCTATTAATTTATGGAGAACATGGAACAGGAAAAAGTTTATTTGTTGAATATTTACACAAAAATAGTATTTTCAAAAACGCTGATTTAATTACCATAAATTGTTCAAGTTTTAACAATAAAGAAATTACAGATATTATAAATAATTTTTACAAAACAAAAGACCCGCATCCTGCGTCTGTCATCCCGGACTTGATCCGGGATCCAGTCCTCAATAATAACTCAATTTTATACATAAAACACATAAATAAACTAAGTCCTGAAAATCAAAATTTGTTATTAAAGTACTTGGAGCAAAATAAAAATAGTCAAAAGAAACTAATAGCTTCAAGTCTTGAAGACTTGTACTTTCTAGTAAAAAACAACCTATTTAATGGAGCACTTTTTCACTTATTGAATATAACGCCCATAGAAGTACCTTCATTAAATAAAAGACGCTATGATATACCATTGTTATGCGATTATTTTTTAAAAGAAAATAACAATACAAATAATAAATCAATAATATTTGATACAAAAGCAATAAGAATATTAAGAAATCATGATTGGACAGGTAACGTTACAGAGCTCAAAAATTTAATTTCATATATCGTAAAAGCAACAAAAGAAAATGATAAAATTATTGATGATTTGGATTTAACAAAATATATAGAAGAAAAAAAATTAGATTTTATAGAAGAACAAACATTTACAAAATTTAACTCACTGAAAGAAGCAACAAATAGTTTTGAAAAAAAATATTTATTTTATTTACTTAAAAAAAACATGTACGATATAAAACAGACAGCAAATATTTTAAATATGTCAGTAATACAACTTAAAGAAAAAATACAAAAATTAAATTTAGTTATTAAGAGTTAA